The following coding sequences lie in one Mycobacterium sp. DL440 genomic window:
- a CDS encoding cytochrome c biogenesis protein ResB, with amino-acid sequence MGTALVLLFLLALGAIPGALLPQRSLNESKVDEYLAAHPTLGPWLDRVQGFDVFSSFWFTAIYVLLFISLVGCLTPRMIEHFRSLRAVPVPAPRNLGRLPKHHAEQVTGDAGEVVTTVTRRLKGWRTVTRKQEAEITEISGEKGYLREFGNIVFHFSLLGLLVAVAAGKLFGYEGNVIVIADGGPGFCTASPAAFDSFRAGNTVDGTSLSPVCVRVNSFDANYLPTGQALSFAADIDYQSGDDLAANTWRPYRLEVNHPLRIGGDRVYLQGHGYAPSFTVTFPDGQQRSQTIQWRPEEQTTLLSSGVVRIDPPAGTYPDADERRKHQIAIQGLFAPTKELEGTLLSSKYPALNDPAVAIDIYRGDTGLDTGRPQSLFSLDPRLIDRKQLTKAARVNLVEGQDTRLDDGTKVRFDGAVPFVNLQVSHDPAQIWVLVFAMSMMAGLLVSLVVRRRRIWVRVQAAPAGTVNVELGGLARTDNSGWGDEFEKLTERLLEGYEQPAAGEKAEQ; translated from the coding sequence ATGGGCACCGCGCTGGTGTTGCTGTTCCTGCTGGCCCTCGGCGCGATCCCGGGTGCGCTGTTGCCGCAACGCAGCCTCAACGAATCCAAGGTCGACGAATACCTGGCGGCCCACCCCACGCTGGGTCCGTGGCTGGACCGCGTGCAGGGCTTCGACGTGTTCTCCAGTTTCTGGTTCACTGCCATCTACGTGCTGCTGTTCATCTCGCTGGTGGGCTGCCTGACACCGCGGATGATCGAGCATTTCCGCAGCCTGCGGGCGGTGCCGGTGCCAGCGCCGCGCAACCTGGGCCGGCTGCCCAAACACCATGCCGAGCAGGTGACGGGCGATGCAGGTGAGGTCGTCACAACCGTCACGCGACGGCTGAAGGGCTGGCGCACGGTCACCCGCAAGCAAGAGGCCGAGATCACTGAAATTTCAGGAGAGAAGGGCTATCTGCGGGAGTTCGGCAACATCGTCTTCCACTTCTCGCTGCTCGGTCTGCTGGTGGCGGTGGCCGCCGGCAAGTTGTTCGGCTACGAGGGCAACGTCATCGTCATCGCCGACGGTGGCCCCGGATTCTGCACCGCCTCGCCGGCCGCTTTCGACTCGTTCCGGGCCGGCAACACCGTCGACGGCACCTCACTGAGCCCGGTCTGCGTGCGGGTCAACAGTTTCGACGCGAACTATCTGCCCACCGGGCAGGCGTTGTCGTTCGCCGCCGACATCGACTACCAGTCCGGCGACGATCTGGCCGCCAACACCTGGCGGCCCTACCGCCTCGAGGTCAACCATCCGCTGCGCATCGGCGGCGACCGCGTGTACCTGCAAGGCCACGGGTATGCGCCGTCGTTCACCGTGACGTTCCCCGACGGCCAGCAGCGCAGCCAGACCATCCAGTGGCGGCCCGAGGAGCAGACGACGCTGCTGTCCTCGGGGGTGGTGCGCATCGACCCGCCGGCGGGCACCTATCCCGACGCCGACGAGCGCCGTAAACACCAGATCGCCATCCAGGGCCTGTTCGCGCCCACCAAGGAACTCGAGGGCACGTTGTTGTCGTCGAAGTATCCGGCGCTCAACGACCCGGCGGTGGCCATCGACATCTACCGTGGCGACACCGGCCTGGACACCGGCCGGCCGCAGTCGTTGTTCTCCCTCGATCCCCGGTTGATCGATCGCAAGCAGCTGACCAAGGCGGCCCGCGTCAACCTGGTGGAAGGTCAGGACACCCGGCTCGATGACGGCACGAAGGTCCGCTTCGACGGCGCGGTCCCGTTCGTCAACCTGCAGGTCTCACACGACCCCGCCCAGATCTGGGTGCTGGTGTTCGCGATGTCCATGATGGCCGGGTTGCTGGTGTCTTTGGTGGTGCGTCGGCGCCGGATCTGGGTTCGGGTGCAAGCTGCTCCAGCAGGTACGGTGAACGTCGAGCTGGGCGGGCTGGCCCGTACCGACAACTCCGGCTGGGGCGATGAGTTCGAGAAGCTGACCGAGCGGTTGTTGGAGGGCTACGAGCAGCCGGCGGCTGGAGAGAAGGCGGAGCAGTGA
- the ccsB gene encoding c-type cytochrome biogenesis protein CcsB: MNTEHIDIGLARYSDWAFTSSVVVLVGALILLAVELAYSRGRKVETRELVGATVGADSATPGVVVEEPKRPFDERVGQTGLALTYVGIGMLFICIVLRGLATSRVPWGNMYEFINLTSFCGLIAAAVVLRKPQYRALWVFVLVPVLILLTVSGRWLYSNAAPVMPALQSYWLPIHVSVVSLGSGVFLVAGVASILFLLKMSPLGEPGREGTVARIIQRLPDAQILDRIAYRTTIFAFPIFGFGVIFGAIWAEEAWGRYWGWDPKETVSFIAWVVYAAYLHARSTAGWRDRKSAWINVVGFVAMVFNLFFINLVTVGLHSYAGVG, from the coding sequence GTGAATACCGAGCACATCGACATCGGGCTTGCCAGGTACTCCGACTGGGCGTTCACGTCGTCGGTCGTCGTCCTGGTCGGGGCGCTGATCCTGCTCGCCGTCGAACTCGCCTACAGCCGCGGGCGCAAAGTCGAAACCCGTGAGCTGGTCGGCGCCACCGTCGGCGCAGACAGTGCCACCCCCGGCGTCGTCGTCGAGGAACCCAAGCGCCCGTTCGACGAGCGCGTCGGCCAAACCGGCCTGGCGCTCACCTACGTCGGCATCGGCATGCTCTTCATCTGCATCGTGTTGCGTGGCCTGGCCACCTCGCGGGTGCCGTGGGGCAACATGTACGAGTTCATCAACCTGACCAGCTTCTGCGGACTGATCGCGGCCGCGGTGGTGCTGCGCAAGCCGCAGTACCGCGCGCTGTGGGTGTTCGTCCTGGTTCCGGTGCTGATCCTGCTGACGGTGTCGGGACGCTGGCTGTACTCCAACGCCGCACCCGTGATGCCCGCGCTGCAGTCCTACTGGCTTCCCATCCACGTGTCGGTGGTGAGCCTCGGTTCCGGAGTGTTCCTGGTGGCCGGTGTGGCCAGCATCCTGTTCCTGCTCAAGATGTCGCCGCTGGGGGAGCCGGGGCGGGAGGGCACCGTGGCGCGCATCATCCAGCGGCTGCCCGACGCCCAGATCCTCGACCGCATCGCCTACCGCACCACGATCTTCGCGTTCCCCATCTTCGGTTTCGGCGTGATCTTCGGTGCGATCTGGGCCGAGGAGGCGTGGGGCCGGTACTGGGGCTGGGACCCCAAGGAGACGGTGTCGTTCATCGCATGGGTGGTGTACGCGGCGTATCTGCATGCGCGCTCGACCGCGGGTTGGCGGGACCGTAAGTCGGCCTGGATCAATGTGGTCGGTTTCGTGGCGATGGTGTTCAACCTGTTCTTCATCAACCTGGTGACCGTGGGCCTGCATTCGTACGCGGGGGTCGGCTAG
- a CDS encoding AAA family ATPase: MSEPVSESVSEPVLEPSEAQEPAPQDTGEPSTDAPVDEPSLVRPATPPAADPPPAPPTVAPAPVSEPPLVPSVFAPIPGFRGQQRFSNPAEPGVSTPLPAEWTAPTPPHGVPVITAPPVPGSFAGPPAGVFAAPAPGHPGAPGHPGAPGHPAALARPAAGVDARPAAADFATPYRDLSTAALLGQRKNPPTSGWRKALYVASFKQVNVGESPKATHHNNLIGEVSQPLQGCYRIALMSLKGGVGKTTITATLGATFASIRGDRVVAVDANPDRGTLSQKVPLETAATVRHLLRDAEGIERYSDVRAYTSQGPSRLEVLASESDPAVSEAFSSDDYLHALEVLERFYSLVLTDCGTGLMHSAMSAVLSKADVLVVISSGSVDGARSASATLDWLDAHGHQELVRNSIAVINAVRPRSGKVDLSKVVDHFSRRCRAVRLVPFDPHLEEGAEISLERLRPGTREALIELAAVVASDFAGARRSANRD; the protein is encoded by the coding sequence GTGTCCGAGCCAGTGTCTGAGTCAGTGTCGGAGCCGGTGCTTGAGCCGTCCGAAGCGCAGGAGCCCGCGCCGCAGGACACTGGCGAACCGTCAACAGACGCCCCGGTCGACGAGCCGTCTCTGGTCCGTCCTGCCACACCGCCGGCCGCCGACCCGCCGCCGGCGCCCCCGACTGTCGCCCCGGCCCCGGTCTCCGAGCCGCCGCTTGTCCCGTCGGTGTTCGCCCCGATACCCGGATTCCGCGGTCAGCAGCGGTTCAGCAATCCCGCCGAGCCCGGCGTCTCCACACCGCTGCCCGCCGAGTGGACCGCCCCCACACCGCCGCACGGTGTCCCGGTGATCACCGCACCCCCGGTACCCGGAAGTTTCGCCGGACCACCGGCCGGAGTTTTCGCGGCCCCCGCACCCGGACATCCCGGCGCCCCTGGACATCCCGGCGCCCCTGGACATCCCGCCGCACTTGCGCGCCCCGCCGCGGGAGTTGATGCGCGGCCCGCCGCGGCCGACTTCGCCACGCCCTACCGCGACCTGTCCACCGCCGCGCTGCTCGGCCAGCGCAAGAACCCGCCGACCTCGGGCTGGCGCAAGGCGCTCTACGTCGCGTCGTTCAAACAGGTCAATGTCGGCGAGAGCCCCAAGGCCACCCACCACAACAATCTGATCGGTGAGGTCAGCCAGCCATTGCAGGGCTGCTACCGGATCGCGCTGATGTCCCTGAAAGGCGGCGTGGGCAAGACCACGATCACCGCGACGCTGGGTGCCACGTTCGCCTCGATCCGCGGTGACCGGGTGGTGGCGGTGGACGCCAACCCCGACCGGGGAACGCTGAGCCAGAAGGTGCCGCTGGAGACGGCGGCGACGGTGCGGCACCTGCTGCGCGACGCCGAAGGCATCGAGCGCTACAGCGACGTGCGGGCGTACACCTCACAGGGGCCGAGCCGGCTGGAGGTGCTCGCTTCCGAAAGCGACCCGGCAGTGTCGGAGGCGTTCAGCTCAGACGACTATCTGCATGCGCTGGAGGTGTTGGAGCGGTTCTACAGCCTCGTGCTCACCGACTGCGGGACGGGTTTGATGCACTCGGCGATGTCGGCGGTGCTGTCCAAGGCCGACGTGCTGGTCGTGATCAGCTCGGGGTCGGTGGATGGGGCGCGCAGTGCGTCGGCGACGCTGGACTGGCTCGACGCCCACGGGCATCAGGAGCTGGTGCGCAATTCCATCGCCGTGATCAACGCGGTGCGCCCACGTTCGGGCAAGGTGGATCTGTCCAAGGTGGTGGACCACTTCTCCCGGCGGTGCCGCGCGGTGCGCCTGGTGCCGTTCGACCCGCATCTGGAGGAAGGCGCCGAGATCAGCCTGGAACGGCTCAGGCCCGGTACCCGTGAGGCGCTCATCGAGCTGGCTGCCGTGGTTGCATCCGACTTCGCCGGGGCACGTCGCTCAGCGAACCGCGACTGA
- a CDS encoding DUF4229 domain-containing protein, producing the protein MVTDVAVYLIARLVLVAVLAGAIYGVGQLVVANFPVVVALLFAIVIALPLGIWLFRPLRERATASIALVDERRRNDREQLQARLRGDEPPKST; encoded by the coding sequence ATGGTCACCGACGTCGCGGTTTACCTCATTGCCAGGCTGGTGCTGGTCGCTGTGCTGGCCGGGGCGATCTACGGGGTGGGGCAGCTGGTTGTAGCGAATTTCCCGGTCGTGGTGGCCCTGCTGTTCGCCATCGTGATCGCGTTGCCATTGGGGATCTGGCTGTTCCGGCCGTTGCGTGAACGGGCAACGGCTTCCATCGCGTTGGTCGACGAGCGGCGGCGCAACGATCGTGAGCAGCTGCAGGCGCGGTTGCGCGGCGACGAGCCGCCGAAATCCACATAG
- a CDS encoding MFS transporter, with translation MTTSTEAQPASSGRAETRRAIWNTIRGSSGNLVEWYDVYVYTVFATYFEAQFFDKADKNATVYVYAIFAVTFLTRPIGSWFFGRFADRRGRRSALTFSVSLMALCSLVIALVPSRETIGIAAPIILILCRLVQGFATGGEYGTSATYMSEAATRERRGFFSSFQYVTLVGGHVLAQFTLLIILTTLSTAQVHEFGWRIAFAIGGVAAIVVFWLRRTMDESLSEEQLEAVRAGKDKSSGSLAELLTRYSKPLLLCFLITMGGTIAFYAYSVNAPAIVKATYKDQAMTATWVNLIGLIFLMAIQPVGGMISDKVGRKPLLVFFGVGGVIYTYILFTYLPQTHSPLLSFLLVAVGYVILTGYTSINALVKSELFPAHVRALGVGIGYALANSMFGGTAPVIYQALKERDQVPLFITYVTVCIAISLVVYVFFLKNKSETYLDREKGSAFIR, from the coding sequence ATGACCACGTCGACCGAGGCGCAGCCCGCATCATCGGGGCGCGCCGAAACCCGCCGCGCCATCTGGAACACCATCAGAGGCTCGTCGGGCAACCTCGTCGAGTGGTACGACGTCTACGTCTACACCGTGTTCGCCACGTACTTCGAAGCGCAGTTCTTCGACAAGGCCGACAAGAACGCGACGGTCTATGTGTACGCGATCTTCGCGGTCACCTTCCTCACCCGCCCGATCGGCTCGTGGTTCTTCGGCCGGTTCGCCGACCGGCGCGGCCGCCGCTCCGCGCTGACCTTCAGCGTCTCGCTGATGGCGCTGTGCTCACTGGTCATCGCGCTCGTGCCGTCGCGCGAAACCATCGGCATCGCAGCGCCGATCATCCTCATCTTGTGCCGGTTGGTGCAGGGCTTCGCCACCGGTGGCGAGTACGGCACCTCGGCGACCTACATGTCCGAAGCCGCCACCCGGGAACGACGCGGCTTCTTCTCCTCATTCCAGTACGTGACCCTGGTGGGCGGTCATGTGCTGGCCCAGTTCACTTTGCTGATCATCCTCACCACGCTCAGCACCGCGCAGGTCCACGAATTCGGTTGGCGCATCGCCTTTGCCATCGGTGGTGTAGCCGCGATCGTGGTGTTCTGGCTGCGGCGGACCATGGACGAATCGCTGTCGGAGGAACAACTCGAAGCGGTCAGGGCCGGCAAGGACAAGAGCTCGGGCTCGCTCGCCGAGCTGCTCACCCGGTACTCGAAGCCCCTGCTGCTGTGCTTCCTGATCACCATGGGTGGCACCATCGCGTTCTACGCCTACAGCGTCAACGCCCCGGCCATCGTCAAGGCCACCTACAAAGACCAGGCGATGACGGCCACCTGGGTGAACCTCATCGGGCTGATCTTCCTGATGGCGATCCAACCCGTCGGCGGCATGATCAGCGACAAGGTCGGCCGCAAACCCCTGCTGGTGTTCTTCGGCGTCGGCGGGGTGATCTACACCTACATCCTGTTCACCTATCTGCCCCAGACACATTCACCACTCTTGTCCTTCCTGCTGGTGGCCGTCGGATACGTGATCCTGACCGGCTACACCTCGATCAACGCGCTGGTGAAATCCGAGCTGTTCCCCGCGCATGTACGCGCCCTCGGGGTGGGAATTGGCTACGCACTGGCGAATTCGATGTTCGGCGGCACCGCTCCGGTGATCTACCAGGCGCTGAAGGAACGTGACCAGGTGCCGCTGTTCATCACCTACGTCACGGTGTGTATCGCCATCTCGCTGGTGGTGTACGTGTTCTTCCTCAAGAACAAGTCCGAAACCTACCTGGACCGGGAGAAGGGGTCGGCGTTCATCCGATAG
- a CDS encoding type IV toxin-antitoxin system AbiEi family antitoxin domain-containing protein — translation MSIDEIFAANGGVATAAQLTTVMTRKMVAALVRSGEIVRVRRGVYAPRPPELLDRLAALDLLSPNPVVACMSTAAGMYGFDTENDGRIHILDPGVRIRPDAHVMVHQRLGAPLRRVSGRLATAPAWTAIEVARTLRRPRALATLDAALRANACTAAELDAAAVEQKGRRGIVAVRGLLPHADPRAESPMESEMRLVFIDWAVPTPELQYEITDRSGQKWRVDFAWPQAKLAAEYDSIEWHANPAAFTHDRIKSARLQECGWTTIPAVVDDIRKHPEHLVRQVLWRLNYPALAS, via the coding sequence GTGAGCATCGACGAGATCTTTGCCGCCAACGGCGGCGTGGCCACCGCTGCACAGCTGACCACCGTGATGACCCGCAAGATGGTCGCCGCACTGGTCCGGTCGGGCGAGATCGTGCGCGTACGACGCGGTGTGTACGCCCCGCGGCCACCGGAACTCCTCGATCGACTGGCCGCCCTCGACCTACTCAGCCCCAATCCCGTCGTGGCCTGCATGAGTACGGCCGCCGGGATGTACGGCTTCGACACCGAGAATGACGGTCGCATCCACATCCTCGACCCTGGCGTCCGGATCCGGCCCGATGCCCACGTCATGGTGCATCAACGCCTCGGTGCGCCATTGCGGCGAGTTTCCGGGCGGCTCGCGACAGCTCCCGCGTGGACGGCGATCGAGGTTGCCCGCACGCTTCGCAGGCCAAGAGCGCTTGCCACTCTCGACGCCGCGCTGCGCGCCAACGCGTGCACCGCAGCGGAGTTGGACGCCGCAGCGGTAGAACAGAAAGGGCGCCGCGGCATCGTCGCGGTCCGGGGCCTGCTTCCACACGCTGACCCGCGGGCCGAGTCCCCCATGGAGAGCGAGATGCGCCTGGTCTTCATCGACTGGGCGGTGCCGACTCCGGAACTTCAATACGAGATCACCGACCGCAGCGGCCAAAAGTGGCGAGTCGACTTCGCCTGGCCGCAAGCCAAACTGGCTGCCGAATACGACAGCATCGAGTGGCATGCCAATCCAGCCGCGTTCACCCACGATCGGATCAAGTCGGCGCGGTTACAGGAATGCGGCTGGACGACGATCCCGGCAGTAGTCGATGACATCCGCAAGCATCCCGAACACTTGGTGCGCCAAGTGTTGTGGCGTCTGAACTACCCCGCGCTGGCGAGCTGA